One genomic region from Sphingobacterium sp. UGAL515B_05 encodes:
- a CDS encoding HmuY family protein translates to MKIKKRSNLLKFIPVLAFLIVLGSCSKSEPTVVEPEPDPVAPEAMFNRLITVKNFGEDLPAGSAPTTAQSPIYYSLEQNKAVTPDYKLTARWDISCSEIYRSFINCNNTANGFGKGGPGKGGILIVKKKFEDVVDIPSDAEFRKGEKAYGTDDSGAFGEGLGWYLYDFDGVIKGGGAENKKHVCYPIESNTLIVRTAQGNYAKIKIQSIYKDLLDPKDWFKDSPTPYFSFQYVLAKAGSTKFVIAN, encoded by the coding sequence ATGAAAATAAAGAAACGCAGCAACCTATTAAAATTCATACCGGTATTGGCATTTTTAATTGTGTTGGGGTCCTGTAGCAAAAGCGAGCCCACAGTAGTAGAGCCTGAACCAGATCCTGTTGCACCAGAAGCTATGTTCAACCGCTTGATTACTGTTAAGAATTTTGGCGAAGACTTACCTGCTGGAAGTGCACCAACCACAGCGCAATCACCAATATATTACAGCCTGGAACAGAACAAAGCTGTGACACCGGATTATAAACTAACCGCACGATGGGACATCTCTTGCTCAGAAATATACCGCAGTTTTATCAATTGCAACAATACAGCAAACGGATTTGGTAAAGGTGGTCCAGGGAAAGGCGGTATCCTAATTGTCAAGAAAAAGTTCGAAGATGTAGTCGATATCCCTTCAGATGCCGAGTTCCGCAAAGGTGAAAAAGCATATGGTACGGATGATTCAGGAGCTTTTGGTGAAGGCTTGGGTTGGTATTTATATGATTTTGATGGCGTAATCAAAGGTGGTGGAGCGGAAAACAAAAAACACGTTTGCTATCCAATTGAAAGCAATACATTGATCGTCCGTACAGCCCAGGGAAACTATGCCAAGATCAAGATACAAAGTATCTATAAAGACCTCTTGGATCCAAAAGATTGGTTTAAAGATTCACCAACACCCTACTTTTCTTTCCAATATGTACTTGCCAAAGCTGGCAGTACCAAATTTGTGATTGCTAACTAA